The following coding sequences lie in one Hypanus sabinus isolate sHypSab1 chromosome 20, sHypSab1.hap1, whole genome shotgun sequence genomic window:
- the LOC132378428 gene encoding tubulin polymerization-promoting protein isoform X2 — protein MAECKAKSVRGAAKSEQAKEKETKCHMSDSNGTNGGAAAMQELSALEEAFRRFAVHGDTRATGRDMNGKNWSKLCKDCNIIDKKNVTTTDVDIVFSKVKPKSFRTINFDQFKDALQELAQKRFKGKNEEEAIQEIHKLIEGNAPLISGVTKTVLSPTLTRLTDTSKFTGSHKERFDQNGRGRGRAGREYLVNDTGYVVGYKHAGTYDQKVKGTKNN, from the exons ATGGCTGAATGCAAAGCCAAATCAGTAAGAGGAGCAGCTAAGAGTGAGCAGGCGAAGGAGAAAGAAACTAAATGTCATATGTCTGATTCGAACGGCACCAATGGAGGAGCTGCTGCAATGCAAGAACTCAGTGCCCTGGAAGAGGCCTTTAGGAGATTTGCTGTCCATGGAGACACGCGTGCCACGGGCAGAGATATGAATGGCAAAAATTGGTCAAAATTATGTAAAGACTGCAACATTATAGACAAGAAGAATGTGACAACCacggatgtggacattgtgtttTCCAAAGTCAA gccaaaatcttTTAGAACCATCAACTTTGATCAGTTTAAAGATGCGCTTCAAGAACTTGCGCAGAAGAGATTTAAAGGAAAGAATGAGGAGGAAGCAATCCAAGAGATTCACAAGTTGATTGAAGGAAACGCCCCTTTAATATCAGGGGTTACG AAAACTGTACTATCTCCCACACTGACTCGACTCACTGACACATCAAAATTTACCGGGTCTCACAAGGAAAGGTTTGATCAGAACGGGAGAGGCCGTGGAAGAGCAGGCAGAGAATACCTGGTTAATGATACTGGCTACGTAGTGGGATACAAACATGCAGGAACATATGACCAGAAAGTAAAAGGAACAAAGAACAATTAA
- the LOC132378428 gene encoding tubulin polymerization-promoting protein isoform X1: protein MAECKAKSVRGAAKSEQAKEKETKCHMSDSNGTNGGAAAMQELSALEEAFRRFAVHGDTRATGRDMNGKNWSKLCKDCNIIDKKNVTTTDVDIVFSKVKPKSFRTINFDQFKDALQELAQKRFKGKNEEEAIQEIHKLIEGNAPLISGVTMLPDLLQCLLLQEDKQKSAGGAVGRVEAGGGCCFRSRSCFCSSLLVLLHFKSHENLSTLTMQHFLSTAWKG from the exons ATGGCTGAATGCAAAGCCAAATCAGTAAGAGGAGCAGCTAAGAGTGAGCAGGCGAAGGAGAAAGAAACTAAATGTCATATGTCTGATTCGAACGGCACCAATGGAGGAGCTGCTGCAATGCAAGAACTCAGTGCCCTGGAAGAGGCCTTTAGGAGATTTGCTGTCCATGGAGACACGCGTGCCACGGGCAGAGATATGAATGGCAAAAATTGGTCAAAATTATGTAAAGACTGCAACATTATAGACAAGAAGAATGTGACAACCacggatgtggacattgtgtttTCCAAAGTCAA gccaaaatcttTTAGAACCATCAACTTTGATCAGTTTAAAGATGCGCTTCAAGAACTTGCGCAGAAGAGATTTAAAGGAAAGAATGAGGAGGAAGCAATCCAAGAGATTCACAAGTTGATTGAAGGAAACGCCCCTTTAATATCAGGGGTTACG atgttgcctgacttgttgCAGTGTTTATTACTGCAGGAAGACAAACAGAAAAGTGCAGGAGGAGCTGTGGGTCGCGTGGAGGCAGGAGGTGGTTGCtgtttcaggtcgagatcctGCTTTTGTAGCAGTTTGCTTGTGCTGCTTCATTTTAAATCTCATGAAAATCTGTCAACTTTGACCATGCAGCATTTCCTCAGCACTGCATGGAAGGGCTGA